The Spirosoma sp. SC4-14 DNA window ACGTATACCGGTACGGCTGAGTCCAACAGTACAGTGACGGTATATGTGGATAACTCGGCCATTGGTACCGCCCCGGCCGATGCGAGCGGCAACTGGAGTTTTACTCCCACTACTCCGCTACCAGATGGTTCACACTCCGTAAGAGCCACGGCAGCAGATCTGGCTGGCAATACCAGCCCTAATAGTAATACCAATACGTTTACGATCGACACCGTTGTGCCTACGGTGAGCCTCAGCAGCACCGCTCCCGACCCAACCAATACCAGCCCGATTCCGCTTACAATTATTTTTTCGGAATCGGTAACAGGTTTCCTGGCAGGCGATATTGCGGTAACGAACGGCACCTTGAGTGATTTCACTGGTTCTGGATCTCAGTATACTGTCAACATAGTGCCTGTATCAGCAGGGGTTGTTTCGGCTAGTGTTGCTTCTGGTGTTGCTCAGGATATGGCGGGCAACGGTAACAGCGCGTCGAATCTATTTTCGATCCAATACAACCCATTGCCTACTATCAGCGATTTTCTGGCCGATCCCGATCCAGTTTGTGCGGGCAATCAGGTCACCTTCTCGGCTAGCTTAGGTAATTTGACGGGTTCCTATGCCTACACACTTACCAATGGCACCAGCACAACCACTGGTAACAGCAGCAATGCAAACTTTAGTCAACTAATTACCACTACAACATCGGGCATTCAGGCTTTTTCACTCACAGTGAGTAGTAATGGTCAATCGGCTACCGAAGTCTATGAATTAACGGTTAGTGAATTGCCAGCGGCAACGCTAACGGCCAGTAATGGCGGAGTACTTACTTGTGCTCAAACCAGTTTGACGCTAACGGCTACCGGCGGAGATGATTTTGTGTTTAGTGGACCCGGCATTCTCAGTCAGGACCCCGAAGGCGGAATTGCGGTCATCAATGCCTCGGGCGTTTACTCAGTAACGGTAACGAATACCGAAACGGGCTGTTTCAGTACAACCTCAACAACCGTAACCAGCGACACGGCAACGCCATCGCTCAGCATCACCCCAACCTCCACCACCCTGACCTGCGCCAACCCATCGGCAACCCTGACGGCCAACGGCACTGGTTCAGTCTTGTGGTCAACCGGTGAAACCACATCCGCCATCACCGTCTCGGCAGCGGGCACTTATTCGGTTACCCTCACAAGTGGCAGCGGTTGTACCGCCACAGCCAGTGCCAGTGTGCAGGCTGATCAGACACCCCCATCGGTGAGCATTACCCCAACCTCCACCACCCTGACCTGCGCTAATCCATCGGCTACACTAACGGCTAACGGAACCGGTTCAGTGCTGTGGAGCACCGGTGAAACCACTTCGGCCATCACCGTCTCCGAAGCGGGCACCTACTCGGTTACCCTCACAAGTGGCAGCGGTTGTACCGCCACAGCTTCGGCATCGGTGCAGGCCGACCAGACGGCTCCATCGGTGAGCATTACCCCAATCTCCACCACCCTGACGTGTGCCAACCCATCGGCTACCCTGACGGCTAACGGCACGGGTTCGGTCTTGTGGTCAACGGGTGAAACCACCTCGGCCATCACCGTCTCCGAAGCGGGCACCTACTCGGTCACCCTGACTTCGGGCAGCGGCTGTACTGCAACGGCCAACGCCAGTGTGCAGGCTGACCAGACAGCCCCATCGGTGAGCATTACACCCACAAGCACCACGCTCACTTGCGCCAATCCGTCAGCCACCCTGACGGCCAACGGAACCGGTTCGGTCTTGTGGTCAACCGGCGAAACCACCTCGGCCATCACCGTCTCCGAAGCGGGCACCTACTCGGTCACCCTGACTTCGGGCAGCGGCTGTACTGCAACGGCCAACGCCAGTGTGCAGGCTGACCAGACAGCCCCATCGGTGAGCATTACACCCACAAGCACCACGCTCACTTGCGCCAATCCGTCAGCCACCCTGACGGCCAACGGAACCGGTTCGGTCTTGTGGTCAACCGGCGAAACCACATCCGCTATCACTGTCTCCGAAGCGGGTACCTACTCGGTCACCCTCACAAGTGGCAGCGGTTGCACCGCAACGGCCAGTGCCAGTGTGCAGGCTGATCAAACTGCCCCATCGGTGAGCATTACCCCAACCTCCACCACCCTGACCTGCGCCAACCCATCGGCTACCCTGACGGCCAACGGCACCGGTTCAGTCTTGTGGTCAACCGGTGAAACCACCTCCGCCATCACCGTCTCGGCAGCTGCCACTTATTCGGTTACCCTCACAAGTGGCAGCGGTTGTACCGCCACAGCTTCGGCATCGGTGCAGGCCGACCAGGCAACGCCATCGCTCAGCATCACCCCAACCTCCACCACCCTGACCTGCGCCAACCCATCGGCTACCCTGACGGCTAACGGAACCGGTTCGGTGCTGTGGTCAACGGGCGAAACCACCTCCGCCATCACTGTCTCCGAAGCGGGCACCTACTCGGTCACCCTCACAAGTGGCAGTGGTTGTACCGCAACGGCTAGTGCCAGCGTGCAGGCTGATCAGACGGCACCAACCGTCAGCATTACGCCTTCGTCCACCACGCTCACTTGTGCCAACCTATCGGCAACGCTGACGGCTAACGGAACCGGTTCGGTCTTGTGGTCAACGGGTGAAACCACCTCGGCCATCACCGTCTCCGAAGCGGGCACCTACTCGGTCACCTTAACCAGTGGCAGTGGTTGCACCGCCACGGCTTCGGCATCGGTGCAGGCTGACCAGACGGCACCAACCGTCAGCATTACCCCAACCTCGACTACGCTCACTTGCGCTAACCCATCGGCAACGCTGACGGCCAACGGCACCGGTTCAGTGCTCTGGAGCACCGGTGAAACCACATCCGCCATCACTGTATCGGCAGCGGGCACCTACTCAGTGACCCTCACAAGTGGCAGCGGCTGTACTGCAACGGCCAACGCCAGTGTGCAGGCCGACCAGACGGCTCCAACCGTCAGCATTACCCCAACCTCCACCACCCTGACGTGTGCCAACCCATCGGCAACGCTGACGGCCAATGGCACCGGTTCGGTATTGTGGTCAACCGGTGAAACCACATCCGCTATCACCGTCTCGGCAGCAGGCACCTACTCGGTGACCCTGACTTCGGGCAGCGGCTGTACTGCAACGGCTTCGGCTAGTGTGCAGGCTGACCAGACAGCCCCATCGGTGAGCATTACGCCCACAAGCACCACCCTGACGTGTGCCAACCCATCGGCTACCCTGACGGCTAACGGCACGGGTTCGGTCTTGTGGTCAACCGGTGAAACCACCTCGGCCATCACCGTCTCCGAAGCGGGTACCTACTCGGTCACCCTCACAAGTGGCAGCGGCTGTACCGCCACGGCCAGTGCCAGTGTGCAGGCTGACCAGACAGCCCCATCGGTGAGCATTACACCCACAAGTACCACCCTGACGTGTGCCAACCCATCGGCTACCCTGACGGCTAATGGAACCGGATCAGTGCTGTGGAGCACTGGTGAAACCACCTCTGCCATCACTGTCTCCGAAGCGGGCACCTACTCGGTCACCCTGACTTCGGGCAGTGGTTGTACCGCCACGGCCAACGCCAGTGTGCAGGCTGACCAGACGGCACCAACCGTCAGCATTACGCCTTCGTCCACTACGCTCACTTGCGCCAACCCATCAGCCACCCTGACGGCCAATGGCACCGGTTCGGTCTTGTGGAGCACCGGTGAAACCACATCCGCTATCACCGTCTCGGCAGCAGGCACCTACTCGGTGACCCTGACTTCGGGCAGCGGCTGTACTGCAACGGCCAACGCCAGTGTGCAGGCTGACCAAACTGCCCCATCGGTGAGCATTACACCCACAAGCACCACGCTCACTTGTGCCAATCCATCAGCTACCCTGACGGCCAATGGCACTGGTTCGGTCTTGTGGTCAACCGGCGAAACCACATCCGCCATCACCGTCTCCGAAGCGGGTACCTACTCGGTCACTCTGACTTCGGGCAGCGGTTGCACCGCCACGGCCAACGCCAGTGTGCAGGCCGACCAGACGGCCCCATCGGTGAGCATTACCCCAACCTCCACCACCCTGACCTGCGCTAATCCATCGGCTACCCTGACGGCTAATGGCACAGGTTCAGTGCTGTGGAGCACCGGTGAAACCACATCCGCCATCACCGTCTCAGCAGCGGGCACCTACTCGGTAACCCTGACTTCGGGCAGCGGCTGTACTGCAACGGCTTCGGCTAGTGTTGAAGAGCTAACTGGCCAAACTATAGCCTTTACGCAACAGCCAGCTTCGACCTCATCAGTCACCGTGGGCGACAATGTCTCGGTTTATAGCTCAGTCTCTGGGCAAGCCCTTTCATTCCAATGGTACAAAGACAATTTCGCGAACCCTGTCGCAAGTCAAACAACGGCAACGCTCACGCTGACCAATGTGCAACTCACCGATGCTGGTTCCTATTCGCTGGTGGTAACCGGGGCTTGTAACAGCCTGACCTCAACGGCCTTCAACCTTAGCGTCGACCCTGTTGTTAGTGCGCCATTTGCTATCACCAGCGTAACACTATTTAATTGTACGCCTATTGATGCCTACAAACGAGTCATCAGTTTCCAGCCAAACTATACCGGACTGACTGGCCAGCCGATCTCGTTCTCGGTCGTCAATGAGATGGTGCCCACAACAGCCTCAGGCCCTTATACCTTGCAGATGTATACCGACAACCCGGTCATCGTGCTCAATGCCATCCAGCAAGGAACACCACAACCGGCCGTATACAGTTTCAATTGGCAGGAAGCCTGTCAGACTATTGGCAGCAACAATACTCCACCAACATTGGTTAGTTCACCAGCCAATCAAACCCTGACCGAAAATCAGGCCTTTAGTCTCAATTTAG harbors:
- a CDS encoding putative Ig domain-containing protein; protein product: MNRYVYLVLLFLGFGVSHSLFATNKFWTGTTNNDWNTANNWNPSGVPTASDNVYINGGTGNPVIGSGTTATIISIQIDNKTLTINSGGQLNVRGDGTLYKYVDLYPNSILINYGTLAMETAAGGPVAGVFGSGNYYSLVQNYGTIRVNSSYSTAVELGGNVGQSPTSAIINNYACGQFIIVNGNLIGYDNIGSITNSGLLQVQGSIYGVNSFTNNGVLKYGSNYVSITSNNGSVIVNDNPTNSTIFTYTGTFLGTVNGIYTNSAATTSAGTFTAPNTFVPSGLSSGAQTLYAKITPSGGGCTYIVPFTYTYTPPPVFSTNPASKSVCSGSGTTFTVAASGANSYQWQVNTGGGFNNISNTTPYSGATGTTLTISNVAGLDGYQYRCVATGDGGNTNSGSATLTVNPLPTANILTPASTSITCSTPTLSLTATGGSTYRWDNNSTNAIRSVSSSGTYSVTVTSASGCTAVDSQVIGVNTTPPTASVLAPASTTITCSTPNLSLTATGGGTYRWDDNSTNAIRSVSSSGTYSVTVTGTNGCTAVASRSISANTTTPTVSITAGNGGALTCNVSVIGLTASGGTSYRWDNNQTTDTRNVNAAGVYSVTVTADNGCTATSSFTVTSDTTPPTPTLSASPSATLTCNQTSLTLTAGGGPSYHFSGPGIIGINSAAGTATLNTAGVYSVTVTGANGCTATTNTTIYSNTAVVSVTNPLITTATVGTAFSQTFTTSSGTAPLSFSIASGSLPTGLNLATTGVLSGIPTQSGSFSITVRATDANGCSAIGATYSLLVSTTATVTTAPPSSILGTSATLGGNVTADGGASVTDRGVVYMTGNGTPTTSNTKVTMSSGTGSFSQTVSNLSGGTTYSVRAYAINVAGTSYGAVQSFSTTSAPSAPVVITPANGSLLSNNKPPYTGTAAPNSSVTVFVDGSNLGQINTDVSGNWSYTPSAPLTDGPHQVYAIATFNGLDSPNSNTNNFTIDTTPPASPVVTTPANGQITSDNTPTYTGTAESNSTVTVYVDNSAIGTAPADASGNWSFTPTTPLPDGSHSVRATAADLAGNTSPNSNTNTFTIDTVVPTVSLSSTAPDPTNTSPIPLTIIFSESVTGFLAGDIAVTNGTLSDFTGSGSQYTVNIVPVSAGVVSASVASGVAQDMAGNGNSASNLFSIQYNPLPTISDFLADPDPVCAGNQVTFSASLGNLTGSYAYTLTNGTSTTTGNSSNANFSQLITTTTSGIQAFSLTVSSNGQSATEVYELTVSELPAATLTASNGGVLTCAQTSLTLTATGGDDFVFSGPGILSQDPEGGIAVINASGVYSVTVTNTETGCFSTTSTTVTSDTATPSLSITPTSTTLTCANPSATLTANGTGSVLWSTGETTSAITVSAAGTYSVTLTSGSGCTATASASVQADQTPPSVSITPTSTTLTCANPSATLTANGTGSVLWSTGETTSAITVSEAGTYSVTLTSGSGCTATASASVQADQTAPSVSITPISTTLTCANPSATLTANGTGSVLWSTGETTSAITVSEAGTYSVTLTSGSGCTATANASVQADQTAPSVSITPTSTTLTCANPSATLTANGTGSVLWSTGETTSAITVSEAGTYSVTLTSGSGCTATANASVQADQTAPSVSITPTSTTLTCANPSATLTANGTGSVLWSTGETTSAITVSEAGTYSVTLTSGSGCTATASASVQADQTAPSVSITPTSTTLTCANPSATLTANGTGSVLWSTGETTSAITVSAAATYSVTLTSGSGCTATASASVQADQATPSLSITPTSTTLTCANPSATLTANGTGSVLWSTGETTSAITVSEAGTYSVTLTSGSGCTATASASVQADQTAPTVSITPSSTTLTCANLSATLTANGTGSVLWSTGETTSAITVSEAGTYSVTLTSGSGCTATASASVQADQTAPTVSITPTSTTLTCANPSATLTANGTGSVLWSTGETTSAITVSAAGTYSVTLTSGSGCTATANASVQADQTAPTVSITPTSTTLTCANPSATLTANGTGSVLWSTGETTSAITVSAAGTYSVTLTSGSGCTATASASVQADQTAPSVSITPTSTTLTCANPSATLTANGTGSVLWSTGETTSAITVSEAGTYSVTLTSGSGCTATASASVQADQTAPSVSITPTSTTLTCANPSATLTANGTGSVLWSTGETTSAITVSEAGTYSVTLTSGSGCTATANASVQADQTAPTVSITPSSTTLTCANPSATLTANGTGSVLWSTGETTSAITVSAAGTYSVTLTSGSGCTATANASVQADQTAPSVSITPTSTTLTCANPSATLTANGTGSVLWSTGETTSAITVSEAGTYSVTLTSGSGCTATANASVQADQTAPSVSITPTSTTLTCANPSATLTANGTGSVLWSTGETTSAITVSAAGTYSVTLTSGSGCTATASASVEELTGQTIAFTQQPASTSSVTVGDNVSVYSSVSGQALSFQWYKDNFANPVASQTTATLTLTNVQLTDAGSYSLVVTGACNSLTSTAFNLSVDPVVSAPFAITSVTLFNCTPIDAYKRVISFQPNYTGLTGQPISFSVVNEMVPTTASGPYTLQMYTDNPVIVLNAIQQGTPQPAVYSFNWQEACQTIGSNNTPPTLVSSPANQTLTENQAFSLNLGGVFTDNETPNSLILSATGLPNGLTLNGVILSGSSSQIGTTTVTLTATDPSGLTANTSFMITVVEAPQGNTPPTVVNTPTNQTATQGQPFSLNLDGVFTDNETPNSLTLSAAGLPNGLNLIGTVLSGTPSQTGTSTVTLTATDPGNLSTSTHFMITVSSGETPGNFAIQSVTTINCTPISDNRFDISFQPNYSGLNGQPITFGVYNELIPTTKEGPYSLQLYPDNPVVLLQATQQGSEGMATFSYNWLEACQANPPANTAPWLLTPVANQTATSGQFFSLNLAGTFTDGETPNSLALTASGLPGGFAINGTTLSGTTSQTGTFAVTLTATDPGNLSTSTNFEIVVSPASSQTTTPGNFAITGVSTVSCEVVSAGERRVSFTPQYDGVTGQTISFRVVNEMVPTTAAGPYTLNLYTDNPTITLKATQQGTAGEASYSYNWLAACNTPGRVGAPELRPVEVVILGNPVVGEVLQVEVRGSQGQQVHLQVVDQQGNRVSDVNRNLESSQEKLQLKLGATGGVYLLQVESESHRQTIKIVKQ